In Bacillus cytotoxicus NVH 391-98, the following are encoded in one genomic region:
- a CDS encoding diacylglycerol kinase family protein, which yields MKKGKLIKSFTYAIAGICFCLRHERNMKIHCLAAVIVICCGLYFHVTRVEWLILLVVIGAVMSLEMVNTAIEKTVDLVTEDFKPLAKIAKDVAAGAVLLFTIIAVIIGAIIFLPYVV from the coding sequence ATGAAAAAAGGAAAACTTATAAAGAGTTTTACGTATGCTATAGCTGGTATATGTTTTTGTCTTCGTCATGAACGAAATATGAAAATTCATTGTTTGGCCGCAGTTATTGTTATATGCTGCGGCCTTTATTTCCATGTAACAAGAGTAGAATGGCTCATATTACTTGTTGTAATAGGGGCTGTAATGAGTTTGGAGATGGTAAATACAGCGATTGAAAAAACGGTTGATTTAGTAACAGAGGATTTTAAACCCCTTGCAAAAATTGCAAAAGATGTTGCAGCTGGTGCCGTTTTATTATTTACTATTATAGCGGTCATAATTGGTGCTATTATCTTTTTACCTTATGTGGTATAG
- the ybeY gene encoding rRNA maturation RNase YbeY: MSLVIDFFDETEEVKEEYVNMIRELLEKAAQMEGVEDGTELSVTFVDNERIREINRDYRGKDQPTDVISFALEDMGEGEVEIIGADMPRMLGDLIISIPRTKEQAEEYGHSFDRELGFLALHGFLHLLGYDHMTEEDEKEMFGKQKEILGAFGLRR, from the coding sequence ATGAGTTTAGTAATTGATTTTTTTGATGAAACAGAAGAAGTGAAAGAAGAATATGTGAATATGATTCGTGAGCTGTTAGAAAAGGCTGCACAAATGGAAGGAGTGGAAGATGGGACGGAACTGTCTGTTACTTTCGTTGATAATGAACGGATTCGAGAAATAAATCGTGATTATCGCGGAAAAGATCAGCCTACGGACGTGATTTCTTTTGCTCTTGAAGATATGGGAGAGGGTGAGGTCGAAATCATAGGTGCTGATATGCCTCGTATGCTAGGAGATCTTATTATTTCTATTCCGAGAACAAAAGAACAGGCTGAAGAATATGGCCATTCTTTTGACCGTGAATTAGGATTTTTAGCGTTACATGGATTTTTACACTTGCTTGGTTATGATCATATGACTGAAGAAGATGAAAAAGAGATGTTTGGAAAGCAAAAAGAAATTTTAGGGGCATTTGGATTAAGAAGATGA